A DNA window from Romeriopsis navalis LEGE 11480 contains the following coding sequences:
- a CDS encoding ubiquinol-cytochrome c reductase iron-sulfur subunit, with translation MERREFMSWAGTGFIAASLPMAIAACSSSTTEKPDAATSTSPEPKADAKPDAAPAAKADADGFIPVGTVADLDKAGFLSDKKFAGGPLIVVRDPQDKATVLALNSTCTHEACAVRWRSEKFACACHGSSFAPDGAVEAGPAEKPLAKFTAKIAGDQVLVKA, from the coding sequence ATGGAACGACGCGAATTTATGTCTTGGGCGGGTACGGGCTTTATTGCCGCCTCTTTGCCAATGGCGATCGCCGCTTGTAGTTCTTCCACAACCGAGAAGCCGGATGCGGCAACCAGTACATCACCGGAGCCAAAAGCGGATGCGAAACCCGATGCGGCTCCAGCGGCGAAAGCCGATGCCGATGGCTTTATCCCAGTGGGCACTGTGGCGGATCTCGATAAAGCCGGTTTCCTGTCGGACAAAAAGTTTGCTGGTGGGCCGTTAATTGTGGTGCGTGACCCCCAGGATAAGGCCACGGTCTTAGCGCTCAATTCGACTTGTACGCACGAAGCCTGTGCTGTGCGCTGGCGATCGGAGAAGTTTGCCTGTGCTTGTCATGGTTCGTCCTTTGCCCCGGATGGAGCCGTGGAGGCAGGCCCAGCCGAAAAGCCGTTGGCCAAGTTCACGGCAAAAATTGCGGGCGATCAAGTGTTGGTCAAGGCTTAG
- a CDS encoding pentapeptide repeat-containing protein, translating to MSQLTPEEVVALLKLGRSLHDAELSNINLVGMGIDHADFTGAYLRSAKLQNASCLKADFTGATMILADLSGAVLEQAVLVGTTLINAKFNQANLRFVNGRKAKLYHTCFDAVDATSANFSYADFQEATGKQAKFIEANLSHCQFNEGDFSGACFDDAKLQSSQWYGASLAAASLIGTNLEQSQLVKTKLMGTNLSQADLIAANLADADLSGAVLDRAECVETELPRVNLSRARLRNTSFYSAEMEAADFSGAELVGVNFVQANLENTIWEGATIDPSTRFAGAILTKAKGFTDEQKHWLKQQGALNVPS from the coding sequence ATGAGTCAACTCACCCCGGAAGAAGTTGTGGCCCTGCTCAAGCTGGGTCGATCGTTGCATGATGCCGAATTGAGCAATATCAATTTAGTCGGTATGGGGATCGACCATGCCGATTTCACGGGGGCATATTTGCGATCGGCGAAGCTCCAGAATGCCTCCTGCCTCAAGGCGGACTTTACCGGGGCGACGATGATTTTGGCGGACTTATCCGGTGCCGTTTTGGAGCAGGCGGTGCTGGTGGGGACAACTTTAATTAATGCCAAATTTAATCAAGCAAATTTGCGATTTGTGAATGGTCGTAAAGCCAAGCTGTATCACACGTGTTTTGATGCGGTGGATGCGACATCGGCTAACTTTAGCTATGCGGATTTCCAAGAAGCAACGGGTAAGCAGGCCAAGTTTATTGAGGCGAATCTGAGTCACTGCCAGTTCAATGAAGGGGACTTTAGTGGGGCTTGCTTTGATGATGCCAAACTTCAGTCAAGCCAGTGGTATGGCGCGAGTCTTGCCGCTGCGAGTTTGATCGGCACGAATTTAGAGCAGTCGCAGTTGGTTAAGACCAAGCTCATGGGGACGAATCTGTCCCAAGCCGATTTGATCGCGGCGAATCTGGCCGATGCGGATTTGAGTGGGGCAGTGCTCGATCGAGCAGAATGTGTTGAAACTGAACTACCCCGCGTCAATCTATCCAGGGCCAGACTTCGCAATACTTCGTTTTATTCTGCCGAAATGGAAGCGGCGGATTTTTCGGGTGCTGAATTAGTTGGTGTTAACTTCGTCCAGGCGAATTTGGAAAATACGATATGGGAGGGGGCGACAATCGATCCCTCCACTCGCTTTGCGGGCGCGATCCTAACGAAAGCCAAGGGCTTTACCGATGAGCAAAAGCATTGGCTGAAACAGCAGGGGGCACTGAATGTGCCCAGTTAG
- a CDS encoding diguanylate cyclase domain-containing protein, with the protein MLEISRSPLLLMLKPSLPKLGMRLLGVDLQKVLFCSFTFVAMVPVVFLGTWVQQNSLEVELKAVEDKHLLLANNISAALSRYATDLTATFTEKSENYTENLSVQAKTLLTSFNIRMLAVIHDGNQPVFKMGDAKYFPAGGTAALARIRKTASRQLPKVAISPVLMNTQQEPMIYICRVARDGTIVVAAVSTEYFQQVQKAITFGAGGHAAIVDQTGQAIAHPKVSWQTSAKDMSRLKPVQLMLSRQTGVTRFYSPAVEADMIAGYSFVPETGWGVMIPQPYAELEANVHQARTIALAISLAGLILAAGISWKITQSVLAPIRTLIFASQRLAAGLPVGDLMVQSRVLPSEIQHLLRSFEQMSLEVAQTRENLQEKVAERTHELVQEAEERHKLEQQLRAMATHDSLTGLPNRRLLAEQLQQTIDRMTRSREAAALLFIDLDGFKAINDSVGHQIGDALLIQVADRLKSGLRASDSVFRWGGDEFIVLSESANTIEDAIALGNKILDAIKMVYQIESHRILIGGSIGIKQISSHLGEVVADQILADADAAMYQAKTRKNCVVVHSSMTNLIQQ; encoded by the coding sequence GTGCTCGAAATTTCCCGATCGCCATTGTTATTGATGTTGAAGCCCTCCCTCCCCAAGCTCGGAATGCGCCTTTTGGGTGTTGATTTGCAGAAGGTTTTATTTTGTTCATTTACCTTTGTTGCCATGGTGCCTGTGGTGTTTTTGGGGACTTGGGTGCAGCAAAATTCGCTCGAAGTAGAACTCAAAGCAGTTGAAGATAAACATTTACTTCTGGCAAATAACATTAGTGCAGCTTTGTCCCGTTACGCTACGGACCTAACGGCGACCTTTACGGAAAAATCAGAAAACTATACCGAGAATCTGTCAGTCCAAGCGAAGACATTGCTGACGTCGTTTAATATTCGGATGCTTGCCGTTATCCATGATGGTAATCAGCCTGTATTTAAAATGGGCGATGCAAAATATTTTCCGGCTGGTGGTACTGCGGCCTTGGCACGGATACGAAAAACTGCCTCTCGGCAATTGCCTAAAGTTGCGATTAGTCCGGTTTTGATGAATACGCAGCAAGAACCGATGATTTACATTTGTCGTGTTGCTAGGGATGGCACGATCGTCGTCGCGGCTGTGAGTACCGAGTATTTCCAACAAGTTCAAAAAGCGATTACTTTCGGGGCGGGTGGTCATGCGGCCATTGTTGATCAAACGGGCCAGGCGATTGCCCATCCGAAGGTGAGTTGGCAAACGAGTGCGAAGGATATGTCCCGACTTAAGCCGGTGCAGCTCATGTTGTCGCGGCAAACCGGGGTCACGCGCTTTTATTCGCCAGCGGTGGAAGCTGATATGATTGCGGGCTATTCCTTTGTGCCGGAAACGGGTTGGGGCGTGATGATTCCTCAGCCCTACGCGGAGTTAGAAGCAAATGTGCATCAAGCACGGACGATCGCGCTAGCGATTTCGCTGGCGGGTTTAATTTTGGCGGCAGGCATTAGCTGGAAAATTACCCAATCGGTGTTAGCCCCAATTCGCACGTTGATTTTCGCCTCCCAGCGTTTAGCCGCGGGGCTGCCCGTGGGTGATTTGATGGTGCAAAGCCGTGTGCTACCCAGCGAGATCCAGCATTTACTGCGATCATTTGAACAAATGTCATTGGAAGTTGCGCAAACCCGCGAAAATTTGCAGGAGAAAGTGGCGGAACGGACGCATGAATTGGTTCAAGAAGCGGAAGAGCGGCACAAGTTAGAGCAGCAATTGCGGGCAATGGCAACCCATGACTCATTAACGGGATTACCGAATCGTCGTCTCCTAGCCGAACAGTTACAGCAGACGATCGATCGGATGACGCGATCGCGCGAAGCGGCAGCGCTGTTGTTTATCGATCTTGATGGGTTTAAAGCGATCAATGATAGTGTAGGCCATCAGATTGGTGATGCGCTGTTGATTCAAGTTGCTGATCGCTTGAAGTCAGGATTGCGAGCCAGTGATAGTGTCTTTCGTTGGGGGGGCGATGAGTTTATTGTCCTGAGTGAGAGCGCTAATACGATTGAAGATGCCATTGCTCTAGGGAATAAGATTCTCGATGCAATTAAAATGGTTTACCAGATTGAATCACATCGTATTTTGATTGGTGGAAGTATCGGTATAAAACAGATTAGTAGTCATCTTGGTGAAGTTGTCGCTGACCAAATTCTTGCGGATGCGGATGCGGCGATGTATCAGGCAAAGACCCGGAAGAACTGCGTGGTCGTCCATAGCTCGATGACTAATCTAATCCAGCAGTAG
- a CDS encoding fatty acid desaturase family protein, translated as MHVIDRESLKSQATYAKELRSKLPPEAFQPSINKLWILLINVVILILGWGIAGHLNQWNHAALWLYLPLALVMGNSVVVLLFSSHDLMHSKTIQQPVLRQTISLIGLTLLWMPPTLWKAVHNRVHHNNTNALHDPDRNYLHSQPNNFGKWIQNLFAPSADANPFWIGFGMGYSWGVYAFRNIASALVFDGKANPFSVDPVKVSPKERKAIALELGLMVVLHGSIIAYLSASPINLILGYFLPIWLGYAGVIFYIYTNHLLCPMSDVNDPLYNSVSLRVPKIFDTLHFNFSYHTEHHLFPGLNSDYYPMVQALLIQHYPEQFNLLDAGQAWRLMLQTPRHYKDANTFTNWNGQKNVPSPLSPSEKGTY; from the coding sequence ATGCATGTTATCGATCGCGAATCGCTCAAATCTCAAGCCACATACGCCAAAGAATTGCGATCAAAACTTCCACCCGAAGCCTTTCAACCGAGTATCAATAAACTCTGGATTTTGCTCATCAACGTCGTCATTCTCATCCTTGGCTGGGGCATTGCCGGTCACCTCAATCAATGGAACCATGCTGCACTGTGGCTCTATCTGCCATTGGCTTTAGTAATGGGTAACAGTGTGGTTGTTTTACTGTTCAGCTCACACGACTTAATGCACAGCAAAACCATTCAGCAGCCAGTCCTACGACAAACAATTAGTCTCATCGGACTGACCTTGCTCTGGATGCCCCCCACCCTCTGGAAAGCGGTGCACAATCGTGTACATCACAACAATACAAACGCGCTCCATGATCCCGATCGCAACTATCTGCACAGCCAACCGAATAACTTTGGCAAATGGATTCAGAATCTTTTCGCCCCCTCCGCTGATGCAAATCCCTTTTGGATCGGTTTTGGCATGGGCTATTCCTGGGGGGTTTACGCTTTCCGCAACATCGCATCAGCCTTAGTATTCGATGGCAAAGCCAACCCGTTCTCCGTTGACCCGGTAAAAGTTAGCCCCAAAGAGCGCAAAGCGATCGCCCTAGAGCTTGGACTAATGGTCGTGTTGCATGGCAGTATCATTGCCTATTTAAGTGCAAGCCCGATCAACCTCATCTTGGGCTATTTCCTACCCATCTGGTTAGGTTATGCTGGCGTCATCTTTTACATTTATACAAATCATTTGCTCTGCCCCATGTCAGACGTCAACGATCCTTTGTACAACAGCGTTTCACTGCGCGTCCCCAAGATCTTTGACACACTGCATTTCAATTTCTCCTACCATACAGAGCACCATCTTTTTCCCGGTTTGAACTCCGATTATTATCCAATGGTTCAAGCATTGCTGATTCAACATTACCCGGAACAATTTAACCTATTGGATGCCGGTCAAGCCTGGCGCTTAATGCTCCAGACACCGCGCCATTACAAAGACGCAAATACCTTCACGAATTGGAATGGTCAAAAAAACGTACCATCGCCGCTGAGCCCATCCGAAAAAGGCACATACTAG
- a CDS encoding S8 family serine peptidase has product MPYVSLGKQDEPAFELVESRDLIAVRTRSHRSVRGAGPVSPPAAAAVQDGNLVANFPEAGVEVYQVPASAQSLDNRKQTLRVSPDVQFAGSVLVYPGTQEPVLYTENFYIRFREELDTDDCEAIIRQAGLTVKRELGFATNAYFAAAPEGTGQQVFTISQDLLQRDEVIYCHPELVQQRSYKAIFPEQWHLKPTTVGGVAINAHANVEAAHAITRGSGVTIAVIDSGIDIDHPEFQSSGKIVAPRDTTLRIDNPRPKDPFPFPSRRSSENHGTACAGVACADGQEGASGVAPQAKLMPMRLASGLSSMQEAEAFRWAADNGADIISCSWGPPDGDWWNLDDPRHNRVIPLLPSSRDAIDYAITNGRGGKGCVICWAAGNGNESADNDGYASYEKVIAVAACNDRSKRSVYSDFGKAVWCTFPSNDFGSPPLGQPEPLTPGIWTTDRQDRFGYNPGLQSNGTSPFGSPDGHYTNDFGGTSSACPGVAGVAALMLAVNPDLRWNEVKDLMKQSCDRIDPQGGQYDVDGHSEFYGYGRLNAETAVKLAKDEIIPLVIVNKLVNRFIPDLGTVEETIEATESIPVSKLAIYVKLEHTYIGDLVITAIPPVERGLETVVLHNRSGGNRDNLEKLFDPSNTPKLAVYSGKQCHGRWTLRVEDNAVEDAGTLIQISIQQFLAVTD; this is encoded by the coding sequence ATGCCCTACGTAAGCCTTGGCAAACAAGATGAACCAGCGTTTGAATTAGTTGAGAGCCGCGATCTCATCGCTGTTCGTACTCGGAGCCATCGTTCAGTTCGTGGTGCGGGGCCAGTCTCTCCACCAGCAGCGGCGGCGGTGCAAGATGGCAATCTTGTCGCGAACTTTCCTGAGGCTGGAGTCGAGGTATACCAAGTACCGGCCTCAGCTCAATCTTTGGATAATCGTAAACAGACGCTGCGCGTGTCTCCAGATGTGCAATTTGCGGGTTCAGTTTTGGTCTATCCCGGTACTCAGGAACCAGTGCTGTATACCGAAAATTTCTACATCCGTTTTCGTGAAGAACTGGATACGGATGATTGTGAAGCCATAATTCGTCAGGCGGGGCTAACCGTCAAAAGAGAACTGGGCTTTGCAACGAATGCTTATTTTGCCGCCGCTCCTGAAGGCACAGGACAACAAGTATTTACGATCTCGCAAGATTTATTGCAGCGTGATGAAGTGATTTATTGCCATCCGGAACTGGTACAGCAGCGAAGTTATAAGGCGATTTTTCCAGAACAGTGGCATTTGAAGCCGACAACGGTCGGTGGAGTTGCGATTAATGCCCATGCGAATGTTGAGGCCGCCCATGCAATTACCCGTGGTTCAGGTGTGACGATCGCCGTGATTGATAGTGGCATCGATATCGATCATCCAGAGTTTCAGAGTAGTGGAAAAATTGTTGCGCCTCGGGATACCACTCTTCGCATCGATAATCCCCGCCCCAAAGACCCTTTTCCGTTTCCTAGTCGTAGGTCTTCTGAAAACCATGGGACTGCCTGTGCTGGAGTCGCCTGTGCGGATGGTCAGGAGGGTGCGTCCGGCGTTGCTCCGCAGGCGAAATTGATGCCAATGCGTTTAGCTTCGGGACTGAGCTCAATGCAAGAGGCAGAAGCATTCCGATGGGCTGCCGATAATGGTGCTGACATTATTTCCTGTAGCTGGGGCCCCCCCGATGGTGATTGGTGGAATCTGGACGATCCACGTCATAATCGTGTCATTCCTTTACTGCCAAGTTCCAGAGATGCAATTGACTATGCCATTACCAATGGTCGAGGTGGTAAGGGGTGTGTAATCTGTTGGGCTGCGGGTAATGGTAATGAATCCGCCGATAATGATGGTTATGCCAGTTATGAAAAAGTAATCGCGGTTGCGGCCTGTAATGATCGATCGAAACGCAGTGTGTACAGTGATTTTGGCAAAGCGGTTTGGTGTACTTTTCCCAGTAATGATTTTGGTTCCCCACCGTTGGGGCAGCCAGAGCCTTTGACCCCTGGAATTTGGACGACAGATCGGCAAGATCGCTTTGGGTATAACCCTGGCTTGCAGTCCAATGGCACATCGCCATTTGGTAGTCCTGACGGTCACTATACCAATGATTTTGGGGGGACATCGAGTGCTTGCCCTGGCGTAGCAGGCGTGGCCGCTCTGATGTTAGCGGTGAATCCTGATCTCCGCTGGAACGAAGTGAAAGATCTGATGAAACAATCCTGCGATCGAATTGATCCGCAGGGGGGACAGTATGATGTCGATGGCCATAGTGAGTTCTATGGTTATGGTCGGTTAAATGCTGAAACAGCGGTCAAGCTAGCCAAGGATGAGATTATTCCGCTGGTGATTGTGAACAAGCTGGTGAATCGATTTATTCCTGATCTAGGTACGGTCGAGGAGACGATTGAGGCGACTGAAAGTATTCCGGTGTCGAAGCTGGCGATATACGTCAAGTTGGAGCATACCTATATTGGCGATCTGGTGATTACAGCTATTCCGCCAGTCGAGCGTGGTCTCGAAACAGTGGTTTTGCATAATCGATCGGGTGGAAATCGGGACAATCTTGAGAAGTTGTTTGACCCATCGAATACTCCTAAATTAGCGGTTTATTCGGGCAAACAATGTCATGGCAGATGGACTCTGCGCGTTGAGGATAATGCGGTTGAGGATGCGGGTACTTTGATTCAGATTAGTATCCAGCAATTTTTAGCAGTGACGGACTAG
- the metH gene encoding methionine synthase, with translation MTTTQVKSLFLDRLHSNDRPVLVFDGAMGTNLQAQDLTLEDFGGAEYEGCNEYLVITKPEAVAKVHKDFLAAGADVIETDTFGSTPLVLAEYDLQDRAYEITKVATELAKSCTAEFSTPEKPRFVAGSIGPGTKLPTLGHVDYDTLKNSFKVQAEGLFDGGADLFLVETCQDVLQIKAALNAIEEVFADRGERRPLMVSVTMEVQGTMLVGTDISGVLAILEPYPIDVMGLNCATGPDRMAEHIKYLTENAPFIISCVPNAGLPENIGGHAHYKMTPMELQMALHRFVEDWGVQVIGGCCGTRPGHIKALADAAPKLTPKERSVRLSERTWKNGTVQSSDVPRPNLSYVPSAASIYSAQPYEQDNSFLIVGERLNASGSKKVRDLLGEDDWDGLLAIAKTQVKEGAHVLDVNVDYVGRDGERDMKELVSRLVTNATLPLMLDSTEWTKMEAGLKVAGGKCILNSTNYEDGDERFFKVLELAKTYGAGVVIGCIDEDGMARTAEQKFKIAQRAYRDALEFGLPPHELFFDTLALPISTGIEEDRENAKATIESIKLIRDNLPGVHFMLGVSNVSFGLNPAARITLNSMFLNEATQVGMDGAIVSAAKILPLSKITEEHQKICRDLIYDNREFDGDICTYDPLGKLTTMFEGVSTKEARSSASLADLPIEERLKQHIIDGERIGLEDALKVALENYAPLQIVNTFLLDGMKVVGVLFGSGQMQLPFVLQSAETMKAAVAFLEPLMEKVEGEDADRGKGKFLIATVKGDVHDIGKNLVDIILTNNGYKVVNLGIKQTVDAIVDAYNEHKPDCIAMSGLLVKSTAFMKENLSVFNDKGINVPVILGGAALTPKFVYGDCQDVYNGQVIYGKDAFADLTFMDRLMPAKQQESWNDAEGFTGEFAQFNQKGRKAIEQAEAELNGDAEPKSDEPEVIDTVRSEAVEVDIPRPTPPFWGTKILKPEDIKLEDLFWHMDLQALIAGQWQFRKPKDQTREEYDAFLAEKVHPVLAEWKQKIQTEDWLHPHLVYGYFPCVAEGNSVHVYDPSVIEQGLTPKDAKPEVTWTFPRQKSMRRLCIADFIRPITENEFDVLPMQAVTMGEIATKKAQELYKDNSYTDYLYFHGMAVQLAEALAEWGHARVRQELGYGDQEPDNIRDMLAQRYQGSRYSFGYPACPVVMDQVPQLKLLGCERIGMTIDESEQLYPEQSTTAFITYHPTSKYFSA, from the coding sequence ATGACTACAACCCAAGTGAAAAGTTTATTTCTCGACCGCCTACATAGCAACGATCGGCCCGTCCTCGTATTCGATGGCGCCATGGGGACTAACCTCCAAGCCCAAGACCTCACCTTGGAGGATTTCGGCGGTGCTGAATATGAAGGCTGTAACGAATATTTAGTTATTACTAAGCCCGAAGCCGTCGCCAAAGTGCATAAGGACTTTTTGGCCGCCGGGGCGGATGTGATTGAAACTGACACCTTCGGTAGTACCCCGTTAGTCCTGGCCGAATACGATCTGCAAGATCGAGCCTACGAAATTACTAAAGTTGCGACGGAACTGGCGAAAAGCTGTACGGCAGAATTCTCCACGCCGGAGAAACCACGGTTTGTCGCGGGTTCGATCGGACCTGGGACCAAGCTGCCGACCCTGGGCCACGTGGATTATGACACCCTGAAGAACAGCTTCAAAGTCCAAGCTGAAGGCTTATTCGATGGTGGGGCTGACTTATTTTTGGTCGAGACTTGCCAGGATGTCCTGCAAATCAAAGCCGCGCTGAATGCGATCGAAGAAGTCTTCGCTGATCGCGGTGAACGCAGGCCACTGATGGTTTCCGTCACGATGGAAGTCCAGGGCACGATGCTCGTTGGTACGGATATTTCCGGAGTGCTAGCGATTCTCGAGCCGTACCCGATCGATGTGATGGGCCTTAACTGTGCCACTGGACCCGATCGGATGGCGGAGCACATCAAATATTTGACGGAGAATGCCCCCTTCATCATCTCCTGCGTCCCGAATGCAGGTCTACCCGAAAACATTGGGGGTCATGCACATTACAAAATGACGCCGATGGAATTGCAGATGGCGCTCCATCGCTTTGTCGAGGACTGGGGTGTGCAGGTGATTGGCGGCTGCTGCGGGACTCGTCCCGGACATATCAAGGCATTGGCCGATGCCGCTCCCAAGTTGACCCCCAAAGAGCGATCGGTGCGCCTGAGTGAGCGGACTTGGAAAAATGGCACGGTCCAAAGTAGCGATGTGCCCCGCCCGAACCTCAGCTATGTGCCATCGGCGGCTTCGATTTACTCCGCCCAACCCTACGAGCAGGACAACTCCTTCCTGATCGTAGGGGAGCGGCTGAATGCCAGTGGCTCCAAGAAGGTGCGAGACCTGCTGGGCGAGGATGACTGGGATGGCTTGCTGGCGATCGCCAAGACCCAGGTCAAGGAGGGAGCCCATGTGCTCGATGTGAATGTGGACTATGTAGGCCGCGACGGTGAGCGGGATATGAAGGAGCTGGTTTCGCGCTTGGTCACGAATGCCACATTGCCATTGATGCTCGACTCGACGGAGTGGACGAAGATGGAAGCCGGTCTGAAAGTGGCCGGTGGTAAGTGCATCCTCAACTCCACCAACTACGAAGATGGCGATGAGCGATTCTTCAAAGTGCTGGAACTAGCCAAGACTTATGGTGCCGGAGTTGTAATTGGCTGTATCGACGAAGATGGCATGGCCCGCACCGCTGAGCAGAAATTCAAGATTGCCCAGCGGGCTTATCGTGATGCGTTGGAGTTTGGCTTGCCGCCCCACGAGTTGTTCTTTGACACGCTGGCCTTGCCAATTTCTACAGGGATTGAAGAGGATCGCGAAAATGCCAAGGCAACGATCGAATCAATCAAGCTGATTCGTGACAACCTCCCAGGCGTACATTTCATGCTAGGTGTGTCCAACGTCTCCTTTGGTCTGAATCCGGCAGCTCGGATTACGTTGAACTCGATGTTCTTGAATGAGGCGACTCAGGTCGGCATGGACGGGGCGATCGTCTCCGCTGCCAAGATTCTGCCGCTGTCCAAAATCACTGAAGAGCACCAGAAAATCTGTCGGGATTTGATCTACGACAACCGCGAGTTCGACGGTGACATCTGCACCTACGATCCCTTGGGTAAGCTGACCACAATGTTTGAGGGGGTGAGCACCAAAGAGGCGCGTTCGAGCGCTTCCTTGGCGGACTTGCCGATCGAAGAGCGCCTGAAGCAGCACATCATCGACGGTGAGCGAATTGGCCTGGAAGATGCGCTGAAGGTTGCCCTCGAAAACTATGCACCATTGCAGATCGTCAATACCTTCTTACTTGATGGCATGAAGGTGGTGGGTGTGCTGTTCGGTTCGGGACAGATGCAGCTACCGTTCGTGCTGCAATCAGCGGAAACCATGAAAGCGGCCGTGGCGTTCCTCGAACCGCTGATGGAAAAAGTCGAAGGCGAAGATGCCGATCGTGGTAAAGGCAAATTCTTAATCGCCACGGTCAAAGGCGACGTGCATGACATTGGCAAAAACCTGGTAGACATCATCTTGACCAACAACGGTTATAAGGTGGTCAATCTAGGGATTAAGCAAACCGTGGATGCGATCGTTGATGCCTACAACGAGCACAAGCCGGACTGTATCGCCATGAGTGGTCTACTGGTGAAATCCACGGCCTTTATGAAAGAAAATCTCTCGGTCTTTAATGACAAGGGGATTAATGTCCCGGTGATTCTCGGCGGCGCAGCGCTGACCCCGAAGTTCGTCTATGGTGATTGCCAGGATGTTTACAACGGTCAAGTGATTTACGGTAAGGATGCGTTTGCTGACCTGACGTTTATGGATCGCTTAATGCCGGCCAAGCAGCAGGAGTCCTGGAATGATGCCGAGGGCTTCACGGGCGAATTTGCCCAGTTCAATCAAAAGGGCCGCAAGGCGATCGAGCAAGCGGAGGCCGAACTGAATGGCGACGCAGAACCCAAATCCGATGAGCCGGAAGTGATCGATACGGTGCGATCGGAAGCGGTCGAAGTGGATATCCCCCGTCCCACACCGCCATTCTGGGGCACCAAAATCCTCAAGCCCGAGGATATCAAACTCGAAGACTTGTTCTGGCATATGGACTTACAAGCGCTGATTGCCGGTCAGTGGCAGTTCCGTAAGCCTAAGGATCAAACGCGCGAAGAGTACGATGCGTTCCTCGCGGAGAAAGTCCACCCCGTCTTAGCGGAATGGAAGCAGAAGATCCAGACAGAAGATTGGCTGCATCCGCATTTGGTCTATGGCTATTTCCCTTGTGTCGCGGAAGGCAACTCGGTGCATGTTTACGACCCGTCGGTGATTGAACAGGGCTTGACACCAAAGGATGCCAAGCCGGAAGTGACTTGGACATTCCCCCGCCAGAAGTCGATGCGCCGGTTGTGTATTGCGGACTTTATTCGCCCGATCACGGAAAACGAGTTCGACGTGCTGCCGATGCAAGCGGTGACGATGGGCGAGATTGCTACGAAGAAGGCTCAGGAGCTATACAAAGACAATAGCTACACGGACTACTTGTATTTCCACGGTATGGCGGTGCAATTGGCCGAAGCCTTGGCTGAGTGGGGCCACGCGCGGGTCCGTCAGGAGTTGGGCTACGGCGATCAAGAACCGGATAACATTCGCGATATGCTCGCGCAACGGTATCAGGGTTCGCGATATAGTTTCGGCTATCCGGCTTGTCCAGTGGTGATGGACCAAGTGCCACAGTTGAAGTTATTGGGCTGCGAGCGCATTGGTATGACGATCGATGAAAGTGAGCAGCTCTATCCAGAGCAATCCACTACAGCCTTCATCACCTATCACCCAACCTCGAAGTACTTCAGTGCATAG
- a CDS encoding type IV pilin-like G/H family protein — protein sequence MTNRLIRALLFGLTLALVGCRTSAPDTVVVKPDKVGQNRAANEAKTYIGSLNRAQQVAYLENQVFAPSLQALKMAVPPETTTYRYQVVAQADAVPGVINLATAKRPELPSFVGLVYVTDDQSGSETTVTKLCLATTEIKSMPVLPPVPSRIGAPIVCPENFEPV from the coding sequence ATGACGAACCGATTAATTCGAGCACTATTGTTCGGTCTGACGCTGGCCTTGGTGGGTTGTCGGACATCCGCGCCAGATACTGTGGTGGTGAAGCCAGATAAGGTGGGACAAAACCGCGCGGCGAATGAAGCAAAGACCTATATCGGCAGTTTGAATCGCGCCCAGCAGGTGGCATATCTCGAAAATCAGGTGTTTGCCCCATCACTACAGGCCTTGAAAATGGCGGTGCCGCCGGAAACCACCACTTATCGTTATCAGGTTGTCGCCCAGGCTGATGCGGTACCGGGTGTGATCAATCTGGCGACGGCCAAGCGACCCGAATTGCCGAGTTTTGTGGGGCTGGTCTATGTGACTGATGATCAGTCGGGGAGTGAAACCACCGTGACCAAGCTTTGCCTGGCGACCACTGAAATTAAGTCGATGCCAGTATTGCCACCTGTGCCATCGAGGATTGGTGCGCCGATTGTTTGCCCCGAGAATTTTGAGCCGGTGTAG